One part of the Haemophilus parainfluenzae genome encodes these proteins:
- the gntR gene encoding gluconate operon transcriptional repressor GntR, with the protein MKQKRPTLQDIADHLGMTKMTVSRYLRNSNSVAKETQKRIAVAIEQFGYIPNRAPEILSNAKSKAIGVLLPSLTNHVFADVLKGIEQVADIAGYQTMLAHYGYSVKKEEERIESLLSYNVDGLILSENYHSLRTLKMIEIANIPVIEIMDSSQPGIQQVIGFDNVAAAQAMVETMIQRGYKNIVYFTARMDKRTQLKMQGYEQAMKKYGLEPYSLITEAASSFTLGGKQLRKILEERPETNGVFCTNDDLAIGALFECQRLGIAVPQQIAIAGFHGHDVGFSVTPQLATVMTPRLEIGKLAAQELLVRLNNEPLKEKIIDLGFKIHLGESI; encoded by the coding sequence ATGAAGCAAAAACGCCCGACTCTACAAGATATTGCCGACCATCTAGGCATGACTAAAATGACGGTAAGCCGTTATTTACGTAATTCTAATTCTGTTGCGAAAGAGACTCAGAAACGTATTGCGGTGGCAATTGAACAGTTTGGTTATATTCCTAATCGTGCGCCAGAAATTTTGTCTAATGCAAAGAGTAAAGCGATTGGTGTACTGCTCCCCTCCTTAACAAATCATGTATTTGCAGATGTATTAAAAGGCATTGAGCAAGTTGCCGATATTGCAGGTTATCAGACGATGCTTGCACACTATGGATATAGTGTAAAAAAAGAAGAAGAACGTATCGAAAGTTTACTTTCCTATAATGTGGATGGATTAATCTTATCTGAAAACTACCACTCTTTACGTACCCTTAAAATGATTGAAATCGCCAATATTCCAGTCATTGAAATCATGGATAGTTCCCAACCTGGCATTCAACAAGTCATTGGTTTTGATAACGTTGCTGCGGCACAAGCTATGGTAGAAACCATGATTCAGCGTGGTTATAAAAATATCGTCTATTTCACAGCAAGAATGGATAAACGAACCCAATTAAAAATGCAAGGTTATGAACAAGCCATGAAAAAATATGGGTTAGAACCTTATAGCTTGATTACTGAAGCCGCATCTTCTTTCACATTGGGTGGAAAACAGCTACGTAAAATTTTAGAAGAACGTCCTGAAACAAACGGTGTCTTTTGTACAAATGATGACTTAGCAATTGGTGCATTATTTGAATGCCAGCGATTAGGTATTGCTGTGCCTCAACAGATTGCAATTGCAGGGTTTCATGGACATGACGTAGGCTTTTCGGTCACACCTCAGCTCGCAACGGTTATGACTCCTCGTTTAGAAATTGGCAAACTTGCCGCACAAGAATTGTTAGTAAGACTCAATAATGAGCCACTAAAAGAGAAAATAATTGATCTAGGGTTTAAAATCCATTTAGGTGAAAGCATATAA
- a CDS encoding gluconokinase has protein sequence MSHKQENMGKSFILMGVSSTGKTSVGTEVAHRLGIKLIDGDDLHPRANIIKMGEGHPLNDEDRAPWLERIRDAAFSLERKSEVGIIICSALKKKYRNLIREGNGNVKFLFLEGSFELVLERMKQRKGHYMKTDMLKSQFETLEVPGQDESDVIHVDISGSFEQVIERCVEVLKPLI, from the coding sequence ATGAGTCATAAACAAGAAAATATGGGAAAAAGTTTTATTCTAATGGGCGTATCAAGTACGGGTAAAACCTCCGTAGGAACAGAGGTGGCTCATCGTTTAGGAATAAAGTTAATTGATGGTGATGATCTTCATCCTAGAGCGAATATCATCAAAATGGGAGAGGGGCATCCGTTAAATGATGAAGATCGCGCACCTTGGTTGGAGCGTATTCGTGATGCAGCATTTAGTCTAGAACGAAAAAGTGAAGTGGGGATCATTATTTGTTCTGCACTAAAGAAAAAATACCGCAATCTCATTCGTGAAGGAAATGGAAATGTGAAGTTCTTATTTTTAGAAGGCTCTTTTGAACTGGTACTTGAGCGCATGAAACAGCGTAAAGGGCATTATATGAAAACTGATATGCTAAAAAGTCAGTTTGAGACGCTGGAAGTGCCAGGTCAAGATGAATCAGATGTTATTCATGTGGATATTTCTGGAAGTTTTGAGCAAGTAATTGAACGTTGTGTTGAGGTATTAAAACCTCTGATCTAA